From the Planktothricoides raciborskii GIHE-MW2 genome, the window TCCCACCAACCCACCAACAATCGCCGTAGCAGAACTACCCAGCCCCCGCGCTAAAGGCACATTCAAATGAATGTCAATCGCCACATTCGGCGGGATTTGGCCAATTTTTTCATAAACCTTTACAAACGCCTGGTAAACCAGATTCCGCTCATCAGTGGTCACGCGATCGGCGTCCAGTCCAGTCACCGTAATTTTCACCCCATCCGCAGCCGAATCAAGCGTGCTTGAACAGACTTGCGAAGAAAATTGAAACTGGTTATACAGGGTCAACGCTGCACCCAGACAATCGAAACCCGGCCCCAAGTTCGCGGTAGTGGCAGGAACCCTTACAGTCACACTATGTATCATGTCGTCACCGCAAATTTATTGGAGATCAATTTGTGATCGGGATTCATTTAAAATCATTCGCCACCCCATGTAATTGCCGACTTTCTAGAATATCGTGGGTTAGACTTCAAGGAAACCCCACATCCAATATACTCTACCATTTTCTTTGACTTTTCGTAGATCGCGATCGCCGCCACAATCACTGATCGGTCAATTCTGGAAATATGATTAAATTTTTAGCCAGCATTAACAATAGAGTTTTGTTGCTTTCAGGAAAGTTTTTTTAACCAAAGAAAAACTGGCTGAAGCTTAATATAAATTATCAGCATCAAATAAATTCATCAACCTGTCTATAAATCTCCGGGCAATAGATCCCCGACTCCAGGATAAATCAACCGGTTCAAATTTCAAGCATTTCTCAAAACAATGGCATTTTCTACGTGACAATTTTCACAAATTGGATCAGGGTTACAAATGGGGGTAAATCGATAGACACTGGGTGATAGCACATATTCAAGAATTCAACAGAATTTTCACCACAGAATCCAGATAAAAGTTAAGATATATGAAGCTTTGACATATATGTGATTAAAGTTTAACAAGCGCAAAAAAAAATATCAGTAATAAGCACAAATCGCTAACAATCGACAAACCAAAACAATCTCTTTGAATCCTGCGCCCCATTAGACATCTCCAAAAAAGAAGTAAATTGTGGTATTATAGCAAATAATTGTTAATTTAACCTGAAATTATGAGCAACATAATTGAGTATATTAATAACAATCCTGAAGAATCACATCGGTTATTATGAATCGAGCATCAACAGTTAAAGCAACTGATAGAAAAAGCAATAAATATACATAATCCTAAAAAATAATTGGCATAATCTAAAAAAATCAAAATCATTAGGTTTGGAGGTGGACGTAAACCCAAATTAACCATAGAATCACAAATAATTTTAACCTTAACATATTTACGTGATTTAAGAACATTTCAGTTGCTGGTTATTCAGTTTGGCGTAAGTGAGACAACCGCCAATGATACGTTTAACTATTGGTTTCCCCTCCTGGGAGAAATCTTCCCACCGAGTTTAATATCACAAAAAAAACTCCAGCGATCACGAAATTGTTAAAAAAACCTTAACAAATTTTGAGTTAATTGTGGATAGCTAAAAACAGCCTATAGAAAGAAATATTTTCAGAATATGAGACGCAAAAAAATTATTACTCTGGTAAAAAAAACTCATAAAAAAACCAGCTAATTGTCCTACCCAATCGTAAAGATATTGTAGATGTAGTCGCTGGTGAACCAGGTCCAAAAAGCGATCTAAGTTTCTTTGGTCAAACTCATAAATAATTTCAATTTAACCAAAGGTTCAATGGCGAGAAAGCTTATGAAGGATAAAAGTCAATTAAAACCCCGGCGAAAAAATCGAAAAAACAAGAATTAACCCCTGAACCAAAGTTAAACAAAAGTTAAAAAACAAAGAAATAGCATCAGAGATAATTTTTGTTGAACATTTAATTTGTTTAGTCAATATATTTAGAGTATCACAAGAAATATTTAGATTAAATACCCAGAAATATGAACAAATAATTATGACTATTTGTGGAGTTGTCAAATTACGGATTGGTAGTTTGATTTTATAGCTAAAAAAATTGCATTTTTTACAGATAAAATATGCTTCTTCGAGATGCTATTTTTTAGCCCAGATTCCGCACATTTTCATATATCGTTACATATCTTAACTCTATTCAGGATGTTTTTACGAAAAACTGCCCTTACAGGAATACTTAATAATAAAACTTCTCAATAGCTAATTTTTATGAGAAAATTTATTACAATTATTCATATTATGGGCAATGAATCCTGATAACTAGAATGCTTACAGGATAAAGATTACAAGCGATATATTAGTAAAAATAATTCATTAAATGTTAAGAAGTGCGGAATGTGGGTTTTAGTTAATTTCCAATAACAGGCATTTTCAACCCTGATTCTATCGTACGTATAATCTGAATATCTACATAGCCTTCATTTACTCAAACGCAGTCATGGTGAAGGTTACATTGTTTTCGGAGATGTCTATTTAAAAAACTTGAGCGGCGCACTGCCGTCAAGATCCCTTTACCATTTTAGATGTCGAGACGAGGGAGTGAAGCAATTTTTAAAGATTCTGTAAAGATGCTCTAAATTATAGGGGTTTTCACAGAGAACATGAGAGAATTGTACTATGACAAGGGATGTCCTTATGAGCCGAGCAGCTAGACGAAATCCAGTGAGATTGCACCGATGCAGTTCATATGAATTTCCCCGATACTAGCTCAGACCGCTGCAACAGACCATGTTTGCTTGGTTTTGCCGTTAGATTAAGCAGTCTTGGGAATCTGTGACGGACAAAAACCACCTAACCTCAAAAGTTCTTCCAGGACATCGGACGCTTTTGGGGGTTGTCCTTAAAAATGGCATCTGGTCAGCAGCCCCAACAATAGTTATAAATTGCGGGGTTCACCTCTAATCTCTAACTGGATTTATCAGGTCTAAATGAGTCGCTAGAGTAAATTAGTTAAACAGGGGCATTGTTTGCCAGGATCACTTAAGGGGGGGGGATTATGCTCAACCAACAGAACAACCAAAACACCAACAAGCCTATCCGAGAGGAAGCTAACACTGGTAAAAACTCACAAGCTTTACTGCCAATCAAGTCGGGACAATCCTTGGCAAAGGTGGCGCTGGCGATAGGTTCCTTAATTGCCACCAGTCCTTCGGCCCAAGCATTAAACATCCATTTTGATTATGCGGCCAACACTTCCTTACAAGTTAGGTCAAGTTTTGAAATGGCTGCGAGTATTTGGGAAAATTTGTTGTCTGACAACCTAGATGTCCGCATTGAAGTGGGCATGGTCAACTTTGCTACAGAATTTGGCAATGGAAGCAACGGCACAGAAGACTATTCCAAAATCTTGGGTTTGGCCTTGCCAAAATTCTGGGAACCAGACAATGGCTTCCAAGCATTTAAAACGGCTTTGGCAGCAGATGCCAAATCTGCCAATGATGCGACGGCGGTTGCTAATCTGAATATCTCTCAACAGATTAAAGATAACTACGATCTGATTCTGACCCAAGCCAACGCCAAATCTTTGGGACTCTACAATGGCAGCAGTACCGCTTTTGATGGTCAGATTCGGATTAATAGTGCATTTAATTGGGACTTGGATCTGACTCCCAACTCAGGCAGTACCGGAGTCGATCAGTTTCACTATTTAAGTGTGGCGATTCACGAAATTGCTCACGTTCTTGGTTTCACCAGTGGGTTGGATAGTAATGAATGGGTGACGGCGAACAGTGAAGGATCCGCTACTCCAGGAAGCACAACGGCAAGAAATCAATTTACTTCTTTGGACTCCTTCCGCTTTAACGAAAACGGCGTGCTGGATGTGGCCCAAGTCACCAATGCCACGGCGAAACGTTATTTTTCCATTAATGGTGGGGCAACGAATCTGGGTCAATTGTCTACAGGTGTCAACGGTGATGGTTATCAAGCCAGCCACTGGAAAAATGACAAGTTCTTAGATGCCAATGGTAATCTGGTGGTGAATGAGATGCTGGGGATTATGGATCCGGCATTTGGCATGGGTGAACGGGGCAAAGTTTCCGCCCTGGATTTGACGGCTTTGGATGCGATCGGCTGGGATTTGTCCGGGAAAACCTGGAATAGTCTGAATATGGACACTTTGGCCGCACAAGCGAGTACCACTGCCACTATGTCTATATTCCAAGATATGCTACAGCAGTTTCAGGCGCAACAAGGTCTTCGCTGGTCTTGGTGGGGTCGCCGTTGGGCGGTGACAGAGGATGGGCTATTGGCTGCCGCTGGTTTAACCTCTTTGAATCAATTAAATCAGAGCAATCAAGATGAAGCATTTCAGAAAATGCTCTCATACGCCGCTACGGTAGGGTCTGTTAATCCCAATTCTTTGCCCCCGGCAACCTCAGTTCCCGAACCCACGACAACCGTTGCTTTGATGGGTATGGGTCTGTTGGGTCTGAGTGCTGGACGCAAGCGTCGTCAAAGCAAATCATCTGGCTAATTGATGGAATTAGATTTGGTTTTGCCCGGTCGGAAAAAGATCGGCGGCGATCGCGCCGCGCAACGATGAAACTAATTTTGCCCGACTTTCACTCGGTGAGTTCCCTAAACAGCAGAAAGCTAAAATGGTGGGCAATGGTGGGCATTGCCTAAAATGGTGGGCAATGGTGGGCATTGCCTAAAATGGTGGGCAATGGTGGGCATTGCCCACCCTACAACTAAAATGGTGGGCATTGCCTAAAATGGTTGGCAATGGTGGGCAATGCCCACCCTACAAAAATTCAACAAAAACGATTTTAACGATTTTTCTTATTTCTAATTTGACCCCATTGACAGGGCTGGCAATGCCCAGCCTACATCAGCCTATAGTTGTTGGGATAAACTAAGGACAAATGCTACCCGTTGTCAGCAACGGAAATCAGCAACGCAAAATCGTTAGGTGCCGAATATGAGCCTTTTTTCCCCTTTACAATCCTCTACCAGAGAGCGATTACAATGGAGTCTCG encodes:
- a CDS encoding transposase family protein, yielding MESQIILTLTYLRDLRTFQLLVIQFGVSETTANDTFNYWFPLLGEIFPPSLISQKKLQRSRNC
- a CDS encoding NF038122 family metalloprotease produces the protein MLNQQNNQNTNKPIREEANTGKNSQALLPIKSGQSLAKVALAIGSLIATSPSAQALNIHFDYAANTSLQVRSSFEMAASIWENLLSDNLDVRIEVGMVNFATEFGNGSNGTEDYSKILGLALPKFWEPDNGFQAFKTALAADAKSANDATAVANLNISQQIKDNYDLILTQANAKSLGLYNGSSTAFDGQIRINSAFNWDLDLTPNSGSTGVDQFHYLSVAIHEIAHVLGFTSGLDSNEWVTANSEGSATPGSTTARNQFTSLDSFRFNENGVLDVAQVTNATAKRYFSINGGATNLGQLSTGVNGDGYQASHWKNDKFLDANGNLVVNEMLGIMDPAFGMGERGKVSALDLTALDAIGWDLSGKTWNSLNMDTLAAQASTTATMSIFQDMLQQFQAQQGLRWSWWGRRWAVTEDGLLAAAGLTSLNQLNQSNQDEAFQKMLSYAATVGSVNPNSLPPATSVPEPTTTVALMGMGLLGLSAGRKRRQSKSSG